In Lytechinus variegatus isolate NC3 chromosome 12, Lvar_3.0, whole genome shotgun sequence, a single window of DNA contains:
- the LOC121425597 gene encoding neuronal acetylcholine receptor subunit alpha-10-like — MNKDLPHDRLLFFIMFLLLVCLTIPAVSAQDSVNTTQNSSNNSNATGGASGSRDHMNLRSDLFSNGRYDKSIRPVKNISQTTLVEMQFFVAQVLDVDERLETFKINAWLTMRWHDDYLVWEPSMYNSVNNFKITRDEVWMPDLWLYNNAGSRYEDYAAHSICSVYHTGKVVWQSPTIIKTHCTMDVTNFPFDVQKCTVTFGPWQHGANEIMLNGTGSAEKYLRSSSEWEITSFHAGAHKEPYQIYLDDEPILYSYVEYSVFLRRIPTYFVFNLIMPCTLISATTFLSFFLPPESGEKVSLGITVLLSLTVFLLLVAELLPPSGAVPIIAIYYAVTMVMVSLSLAMSVVVLNLHHRGPETSPVPPWLRKIVLGRVGKVVLMRKTSFNQEIYYRSRKSQQCQGTRLLNHYEMDSYDGNYWEEHRDIDSNSNGGSGIRLDRNDRHSRPCSQPVSTHTRSSSNSMRMREINLLRKIHEDFRFLKETQKRKDNEEKCHNEWKQVALVVDRIFMFIYLIGMIATILIIVTQVTS; from the exons GAGCCTCGGGGTCACGTGACCATATGAATCTTCGTTCGGATCTGTTTTCGAACGGTCGATACGACAAGTCGATTCGACCGGTCAAAAATATCTCCCAAACAACCCTCGTCGAGATGCAATTTTTCGTTGCCCAGGTCCTGGATGTG GATGAACGACTGGAGACTTTTAAAATCAACGCCTGGTTGACCATG AGATGGCACGATGACTATCTGGTATGGGAACCTTCCATGTATAACAGCGTTAATAACTTCAAGATTACAAGGGACGAGGTGTGGATGCCGGACCTATGGCTGTATAACAA TGCTGggagtagatatgaagactacGCAGCCCATTCAATATGCAGTGTATACCACACAGGGAAAGTAGTCTGGCAATCACCCACTATCATCAAGACACACTGTACCATGGACGTCACAAACTTTCCATTTGATGTGCAGAAATGTACTGTGACCTTTGGCCCTTGGCAACATGGCGCTAATGAGATTATGCTTAACGGAACAG GTTCTGCTGAGAAGTACCTGCGGAGTTCCAGTGAGTGGGAGATTACGTCCTTCCACGCCGGCGCGCACAAAGAACCTTATCAAATCTACCTGGATGATGAACCGATCCTCTACAGTTACGTCGAATACTCTGTCTTCCTCCGTCGTATCCCAACCTACTTCGTCTTCAACCTGATTATGCCCTGTACCCTCATCTCTGCCACCACCTTCCTGAGTTTCTTCCTGCCTCCAGAGTCCGGGGAAAAAGTGAGCCTTGGGATCACAGTTCTGCTGTCTTTGACTGTCTTCTTATTGCTTGTTGCTGAGCTTCTACCACCATCTGGTGCTGTGCCTATCATTG CTATTTACTAcgctgttaccatggtaatggtATCTCTATCGCTGGCGATGTCGGTCGTAGTACTCAATCTGCACCATCGTGGACCCGAAACAAGTCCTGTACCACCCTGGTTGCGAAAGATCGTCCTTGGACGTGTCGGCAAGGTAGTTCTCATGAGGAAGACATCTTTCAACCAAGAAATATACTACCGGAGCCGAAAGTCCCAGCAGTGCCAGGGGACGCGGCTCCTCAACCACTACGAGATGGATTCGTATGACGGGAACTACTGGGAAGAGCACCGGGACATTGATTCCAACAGCAACGGCGGTAGCGGCATTAGGTTGGATCGCAACGACAGACATTCGAGGCCGTGTTCGCAACCAGTCTCCACGCACACGCGAAGCTCTTCTAACTCTATGCGCATGCGGGAAATCAACCTCTTGCGGAAGATCCACGAGGATTTCCGATTCCTGAAAGAGACTCAGAAACGAAAAGACAACGAGGAGAAATGCCATAATGAATGGAAGCAAGTGGCTTTGGTAGTTGATAGAATCTTCATGTTTATCTATCTTATTGGTATGATTGCAACCATTTTGATTATTGTTACGCAGGTAACATCATGA